The following are from one region of the Ischnura elegans chromosome X, ioIscEleg1.1, whole genome shotgun sequence genome:
- the LOC124171811 gene encoding uncharacterized protein LOC124171811 isoform X2 → MRWIRAKMYVEFFREIRKRATRVRENQINVLINYMVDHRDFACGRFQGPQGKVTAERQWQQLAEILEDHGPKKSAEQWKKVWKDLKGKARAKNAKINAERGRTGNFAVDPQKLTDVDEKVLGIIGVCTSIPLFDGSAHNDEVSEDADMSQNIEEIEEPIIEVVVGASNNGNLELISAEHAGAVTEPFIPPLSKFSQI, encoded by the exons ATGCGCTGGATACGAGCCAAAATGTATGTTGAATTTTTcagggaaataaggaaaagagcGACCCGTGTACGGGAAAACCAAATAAATGTGCTCATTAATTATATGGTGGATCACCGTGATTTCGCCTGTGGGCGTTTTCAGGGGCCTCAGGGTAAGGTGACAGCTGAGAGGCAATGGCAACAGCTGGCCGAAATTCTGGAAGATCATGGGCCGAAAAAAAGTGCTGAGCAGTGGAAAAAG GTGTGGAAGGATTTAAAAGGCAAAGCAagagcaaaaaatgcaaaaataaatgcagagagAGGGCGAACCGGAAATTTTGCA GTGGACCCACAGAAACTGACAGATGTCGATGAAAAGGTTCTGGGGATAATTGGAGTCTGCACTTCCATTCCCCTTTTTGATGGAAGTGCGCATAATGATGAGGTCTCT GAGGATGCAGACATGTCacaaaacattgaagaaatagAAGAACCAATTATAGAG GTTGTAGTTGGAGCGAGCAACAATGGAAATCTGGAGTTGATCTCAGCAGAACATG CAGGGGCAGTGACTGAACCTTTTATTCCTCCTCTGAGTAAGTTTTCacagatataa
- the LOC124171811 gene encoding uncharacterized protein LOC124171811 isoform X1 yields MRWIRAKMYVEFFREIRKRATRVRENQINVLINYMVDHRDFACGRFQGPQGKVTAERQWQQLAEILEDHGPKKSAEQWKKVWKDLKGKARAKNAKINAERGRTGNFAVDPQKLTDVDEKVLGIIGVCTSIPLFDGSAHNDEVSEDADMSQNIEEIEEPIIEVVVGASNNGNLELISAEHGLLYCFISCIIFFVLFISWKN; encoded by the exons ATGCGCTGGATACGAGCCAAAATGTATGTTGAATTTTTcagggaaataaggaaaagagcGACCCGTGTACGGGAAAACCAAATAAATGTGCTCATTAATTATATGGTGGATCACCGTGATTTCGCCTGTGGGCGTTTTCAGGGGCCTCAGGGTAAGGTGACAGCTGAGAGGCAATGGCAACAGCTGGCCGAAATTCTGGAAGATCATGGGCCGAAAAAAAGTGCTGAGCAGTGGAAAAAG GTGTGGAAGGATTTAAAAGGCAAAGCAagagcaaaaaatgcaaaaataaatgcagagagAGGGCGAACCGGAAATTTTGCA GTGGACCCACAGAAACTGACAGATGTCGATGAAAAGGTTCTGGGGATAATTGGAGTCTGCACTTCCATTCCCCTTTTTGATGGAAGTGCGCATAATGATGAGGTCTCT GAGGATGCAGACATGTCacaaaacattgaagaaatagAAGAACCAATTATAGAG GTTGTAGTTGGAGCGAGCAACAATGGAAATCTGGAGTTGATCTCAGCAGAACATGGTTTGTTATATTGTTTTATAAGTTGCATTATCTtctttgtgttatttatttcatggaaaaattaa